In Actinomadura luteofluorescens, the sequence CGGCTATTGGAGGTGGCTTCCGGTGACGGAGCAGGCCAGGATCTGGCTGAACGGGGAACTGCTCGACCCTGAGCGGGCGGTGGTGTCGGTCTTCGACCACGGCATGCTCGTCGGGGACGGGATCTTCGAGACCGTGAAGGCGGCGAACGGGGAGCCGTTCGCGCTGACCCGGCATCTGCGGCGGCTGGCCCGGTCGGCGGCCGGACTCGGGCTGCCCGAGCCCGACCACGACGCTCTCGCGCAGGGCACGCTGGAGGTGCTCGCGGCCGCCCCGAAGTGGCCGCTGGCCCGCATACGCATCACCTACACGAGCGGCCCGGGGCCGCTCGGCTCCGCGCGCGGCGACGCGGGCCCGACCGTGTCGATCATCGCCGGCCCGCAGGCCCCGTTCCCGGCGACGGCGGACGTGACGATCGTGCCGTGGCCGCGCAACGAGCGGGGCGCCCTGTCGGGTCTCAAGACCACGTCCTACGCGGAGAACGCGCTGGCGCTGGCCTACGCCGGCGAGCGCGGCGGCGGCGAGGCGATCTTCGCCAACACCGCCGGGAACCTGTGCGAGGGGA encodes:
- a CDS encoding aminotransferase class IV produces the protein MTEQARIWLNGELLDPERAVVSVFDHGMLVGDGIFETVKAANGEPFALTRHLRRLARSAAGLGLPEPDHDALAQGTLEVLAAAPKWPLARIRITYTSGPGPLGSARGDAGPTVSIIAGPQAPFPATADVTIVPWPRNERGALSGLKTTSYAENALALAYAGERGGGEAIFANTAGNLCEGTGSNIFLVLGGRLVTPPLASGCLAGVTRALTLEWCGGEEEDVALDDLYRADEAFLTSTTRDVQPIRAVDGTILPAAPGPITAKAMEAFAARSAELMDP